In the Colwellia sp. 20A7 genome, one interval contains:
- a CDS encoding tetratricopeptide repeat-containing diguanylate cyclase, protein MCFILAIILPICYNTAYSQEKTSSNSAIVKDTANLSESALLKKAKSLKYSDRKKSTTLANAALLLSQNNKNYRLSAHSHHLLGELTRDSNNIEQSIHHFLEASTIYKNINEKQHLISSSIDYANMLFIARRYDDGNTVLDELLSIAKESENNLSIALVIIAKGKGCYQRKRYNDAIEQYSQAIKYLKEDDKVVKRNLGETYKNLAQSYKRISNREQTAIFYRKALDIFTALRDKKLMARTLNTLAEAERYLENYVVALDYSLRGLEIHDQIDDPSGRAKALIGAGIIYRNIAQYEKSLAYIYDAYLYYTKIEDFSSMGKASNQMGLIYTRLKQFDQARSFYQFTIDLPEKQIESKTLASALREMAVIDLNDGKYQSANVMAKQAYKIYQKQNDKLKGSTSARIIGNIYRAQQENSKAITYYRESLALAIEADSKLYQIKAQTPLAALLRDINSDEAISLLKKSLELSTQINTKYQTLYAYRELRKLEKWRGNIAESLDYAENEIKLSKIIQDEREAEELDLAKAKLYSHKMEEELKSLKKKVRFDQLQLLKKNTEIEIAGQARIISELELTKNKYASVALASLLAICLFAVLFIYKRFIDSNRRNKELDYLAARDPLTNCYNRRILFDFMNRDFANKVRLTEYCILMVDIDHFKAVNDTYGHSTGDSVLSAVANILQNSVRQNDIVARFGGEEFCIVLPGTHQEQAMNIAETIRQKVEASSFDKISVTCSFGVTSIKFNAKAPSELIEQADLALFKSKSLGRNKVTLWDEKLNA, encoded by the coding sequence ATGTGCTTTATCTTAGCCATTATTTTACCTATTTGTTATAATACTGCTTATTCCCAAGAAAAAACCTCATCAAACTCTGCTATTGTCAAAGATACTGCTAATTTATCTGAATCAGCGCTTTTAAAAAAAGCTAAGTCTCTTAAATATAGTGACAGAAAAAAAAGCACTACGTTAGCTAACGCAGCGCTTCTGTTATCGCAAAATAATAAAAATTATCGTTTAAGTGCACATTCTCATCATTTGTTAGGCGAACTAACTCGAGATTCAAATAATATTGAACAGTCAATACACCACTTCTTAGAAGCATCTACTATTTACAAAAATATTAATGAGAAGCAGCATTTAATAAGTTCTTCAATTGATTATGCGAATATGCTTTTTATTGCAAGGCGGTATGATGATGGGAATACAGTACTTGATGAATTATTATCTATAGCGAAGGAGTCTGAAAATAACTTATCTATAGCCCTTGTCATAATAGCTAAGGGAAAAGGCTGTTATCAGCGAAAGCGCTATAACGATGCTATTGAACAATATTCTCAAGCCATAAAATATCTTAAAGAAGATGATAAAGTGGTAAAGAGAAATCTTGGAGAAACATATAAAAACCTTGCTCAGTCATACAAGCGTATAAGTAATAGAGAGCAAACTGCAATTTTTTATAGAAAAGCATTAGATATATTTACAGCTTTACGAGATAAAAAGTTAATGGCACGTACGTTAAATACGCTTGCTGAGGCTGAACGTTATCTTGAAAATTACGTTGTCGCGTTAGACTATTCGCTTCGTGGTTTAGAAATACATGATCAAATCGATGACCCTAGTGGGCGTGCTAAAGCGTTAATAGGTGCGGGTATAATTTATCGAAATATTGCTCAATATGAAAAGTCGTTAGCCTATATTTACGATGCTTACTTGTATTACACTAAAATTGAAGACTTTAGCAGTATGGGAAAAGCGTCAAATCAAATGGGTCTTATATACACCCGACTGAAACAATTTGATCAAGCTAGATCGTTTTATCAGTTTACTATTGATTTACCTGAAAAACAGATTGAATCAAAAACGCTTGCCTCAGCATTAAGAGAAATGGCAGTGATTGATTTAAATGATGGAAAGTATCAATCTGCTAATGTTATGGCGAAACAAGCTTATAAAATTTATCAAAAACAGAATGATAAATTAAAGGGATCTACTTCGGCTCGTATCATCGGTAATATTTATCGAGCACAGCAAGAGAATAGTAAAGCTATAACCTATTATAGAGAATCGTTGGCTCTTGCTATCGAAGCTGATAGCAAGTTATATCAAATTAAAGCGCAAACGCCTTTGGCTGCTCTTCTTCGTGATATAAACAGCGATGAAGCCATTAGTTTACTAAAAAAATCGTTAGAATTATCGACTCAAATAAATACAAAATATCAGACGCTATATGCGTATCGAGAGCTTAGGAAATTAGAAAAGTGGAGAGGCAATATTGCAGAGTCATTAGATTATGCTGAAAATGAAATAAAATTATCTAAAATTATTCAAGATGAAAGGGAAGCAGAAGAGCTAGATTTAGCTAAAGCTAAATTATATTCACATAAAATGGAAGAAGAGCTAAAATCATTAAAGAAAAAAGTTAGGTTTGATCAACTTCAATTACTTAAGAAAAATACGGAAATTGAAATAGCAGGCCAAGCAAGAATTATTTCAGAATTAGAGCTTACTAAAAATAAATATGCCAGCGTTGCGTTAGCTTCGTTATTGGCTATTTGCCTATTTGCCGTATTATTTATATATAAAAGGTTTATTGACTCAAACAGACGGAATAAAGAATTAGACTATTTAGCCGCTCGCGATCCACTGACTAATTGCTACAATCGTCGAATATTATTCGATTTTATGAATCGAGACTTTGCAAATAAAGTAAGACTTACCGAGTATTGTATTCTTATGGTAGACATAGATCACTTTAAGGCAGTCAATGATACCTATGGTCATAGTACAGGGGATTCGGTTCTTAGTGCTGTAGCTAATATTCTACAAAATAGTGTACGTCAAAATGACATTGTTGCGCGTTTTGGTGGGGAAGAGTTTTGTATTGTTTTACCTGGCACTCATCAAGAGCAAGCCATGAATATTGCAGAGACCATTCGTCAAAAGGTTGAAGCGAGTAGCTTTGATAAAATCTCTGTTACCTGTAGTTTCGGGGTAACATCTATAAAATTTAATGCTAAGGCCCCATCAGAGTTAATTGAGCAAGCCGATTTAGCTCTTTTTAAATCAAAATCTCTAGGTCGTAATAAAGTGACTTTATGGGATGAGAAACTAAACGCATAA
- a CDS encoding late competence development ComFB family protein: protein MKISDDIHNYYEKLVMQHFTLSKFDEKYDEDFLADLTCVVLNQLPTRYIRHEVDMAFYLPASERFEMESKVKTAITKSLEFMQSNQIYND from the coding sequence ATGAAAATATCTGATGATATCCATAATTATTATGAAAAATTAGTAATGCAACATTTTACTTTATCTAAGTTTGACGAAAAGTATGATGAAGACTTTCTTGCAGACCTAACTTGTGTTGTATTAAATCAGTTGCCTACGCGCTACATAAGGCATGAAGTTGACATGGCTTTTTACCTACCTGCATCTGAACGTTTTGAGATGGAGTCAAAGGTGAAAACGGCTATTACCAAGTCACTCGAATTTATGCAATCTAACCAAATATACAACGATTAA
- a CDS encoding primosomal replication protein, which produces MNSTERLSVLLDTLEAKAKQTDIQNTQRKAHRLIENNNLFSSTLFVSQSDQFTPYIKEAKRKVSEFSRLVAANKVDLSKLILQQIEQQISAISIALQSNTVMHQAATLSFDANKKVRMKKAKEKQASKYNALTKNIMLNSHQLYQKLNEHHEFERRLMDMLSERENARVRCKNHENEKISMEVLALHQRLGRCRQAISTIERDIELAEKR; this is translated from the coding sequence ATGAACTCTACTGAGCGTTTGTCTGTGTTGCTTGATACACTAGAAGCTAAAGCTAAACAAACTGATATACAGAACACACAACGAAAAGCACACCGTTTAATTGAAAATAACAACTTATTTTCATCTACACTCTTTGTCAGTCAAAGTGATCAATTCACACCATATATAAAAGAAGCTAAACGAAAGGTATCTGAATTTTCTCGTTTAGTTGCAGCCAATAAAGTAGATCTTTCCAAATTAATTTTGCAGCAAATCGAACAACAAATATCAGCTATATCTATTGCATTACAATCGAACACCGTTATGCACCAAGCTGCAACGTTAAGTTTTGATGCAAACAAAAAAGTTCGCATGAAAAAGGCAAAAGAAAAACAAGCAAGTAAATACAACGCATTAACCAAAAACATTATGCTGAATAGTCATCAGCTATACCAAAAATTAAACGAACATCATGAATTTGAACGACGTTTAATGGATATGCTAAGTGAACGAGAAAATGCACGAGTACGATGTAAAAATCATGAGAATGAAAAAATATCGATGGAAGTACTTGCTTTACACCAACGCCTTGGCCGTTGTCGTCAAGCAATTTCAACTATTGAGCGCGATATAGAACTTGCTGAAAAACGTTAA
- a CDS encoding TonB-dependent receptor plug domain-containing protein, producing MYNNSKLAKSIRLAMMFGAAATASISTSVFSAEDGAEEVERISVTGSRIKRTDLEGSIPVTVIDRAAIDFSGQTSVSDLLRNTSFNSAGSFRPQSGSSAQGTSSVNLRGLGSERSLILVDGRRLPKSPSTGNSQDLNSIPMAAVERIEILSDGASAVYGSDAIAGVINIITRKNFTGAELRIGASEVSLPNDGGDREEGSAVFGASTDKASVIGGVSWNSRDIIFENAYDWVEPGASSFGANWTRPAGYLGEGDSGGLSSILSASECDGLQDFFMAGDDFCAYNFNATNANEASTSNTSGFVKAEYEINDDWKIFSHTLISKTTSFGRYAPTLNDAGVGAFMSADSPNNPTNPDSPFYEASTSGQGAQEVGFRHRFAALGNRDSEVDNWSTDFLVGVEGTIGDAFVDFGVRKNKTKTYEIGRGYLMGSNARVAIDSGAYMINDPFGTRFTTDAEKSDYANLLSGLNVTTSRIGTFDQEEVFGSIAFDVMEMDGGTLQAVVGAEYRKEDYSDTYDSLSEAGQVGGSAGNSAGGGRDLKSAYFEALFPVMEGLEFTVAGRYDNYSDYGSDFSPKVSVKYDVTDELVLRASYGEGFRAPTLDILTAKPAPDNPSVSDDPSCLNLGLAEGCDVQVSAITLANAEMGSESSEQISLGLAYQPTDWLNFSADYYQIEITNMIRFFGADTILTREQTGDPIPTGLGVTRLANGGVDLITQGYANEGKWEISGLDLNLNTTFDFGNAGTLRQTLQFSHQFDSKIDGGRNTIKDTGEPQQRATLSNSYSWENLDLTWNMNMIGSQYEDVTQIDDGSVQRTGNIATWITHDLQATYSLSTGTKISIGMQNAFEKEPQLSSFDGRNYNFDLYDAYGRITYVRLSQTF from the coding sequence ATGTATAACAATAGCAAATTAGCTAAGTCGATTCGTCTAGCTATGATGTTTGGTGCTGCGGCAACTGCATCAATTTCAACTTCAGTATTTTCTGCAGAAGATGGCGCTGAAGAAGTAGAAAGAATTTCAGTAACAGGTTCTCGTATTAAACGTACCGACTTAGAAGGTTCAATTCCTGTTACTGTAATTGACCGTGCAGCAATTGATTTTTCAGGCCAAACTTCAGTATCTGATTTATTACGTAATACTAGTTTTAACTCTGCAGGTTCTTTCCGTCCTCAATCAGGTAGTTCTGCTCAAGGTACTTCATCGGTTAACTTACGTGGCCTAGGCTCTGAACGTTCATTAATCTTAGTAGATGGTCGTCGTTTACCTAAATCTCCATCAACAGGTAACTCACAAGATTTAAACTCTATCCCTATGGCAGCGGTAGAGAGAATTGAAATATTATCTGATGGTGCTTCTGCGGTATATGGTTCTGATGCTATCGCTGGTGTTATTAACATTATCACTAGAAAAAACTTCACTGGTGCTGAATTACGTATAGGCGCTTCAGAAGTTAGCTTACCAAATGATGGTGGTGACCGCGAAGAAGGTTCTGCTGTATTTGGTGCTTCAACTGATAAAGCTTCTGTTATCGGTGGTGTTTCTTGGAACAGCCGTGACATTATTTTTGAAAATGCATATGACTGGGTTGAGCCAGGCGCGTCAAGTTTTGGTGCTAACTGGACAAGACCTGCGGGTTACCTTGGTGAAGGTGATAGCGGTGGATTAAGTTCAATTCTTTCTGCTTCAGAGTGTGATGGCTTACAAGATTTCTTCATGGCGGGCGACGATTTTTGTGCTTATAACTTCAACGCAACGAATGCTAATGAAGCATCAACAAGTAACACGTCAGGTTTCGTTAAAGCTGAGTATGAAATTAATGATGACTGGAAAATATTTTCACATACGTTAATCTCAAAAACTACTTCTTTTGGTCGTTATGCACCAACATTAAATGATGCCGGTGTTGGCGCATTTATGTCTGCTGATAGCCCAAATAACCCAACTAACCCAGATAGCCCATTTTATGAAGCATCTACTTCTGGTCAAGGTGCTCAAGAAGTTGGCTTTCGTCATCGTTTTGCTGCATTAGGTAACCGTGATAGTGAAGTTGATAACTGGTCAACTGACTTTTTAGTTGGTGTTGAAGGTACTATCGGTGATGCTTTTGTTGATTTTGGTGTACGTAAAAACAAAACTAAAACTTATGAAATTGGTCGTGGTTATTTAATGGGCTCTAATGCTCGTGTTGCTATTGATAGCGGCGCATATATGATTAATGACCCATTCGGCACTCGTTTTACTACTGATGCAGAAAAAAGCGATTATGCTAATTTATTATCTGGTTTAAACGTAACTACATCACGTATTGGTACGTTTGATCAAGAAGAAGTTTTCGGTTCAATTGCATTTGATGTAATGGAAATGGATGGCGGTACATTGCAAGCTGTTGTTGGTGCTGAATACCGTAAAGAAGATTACTCTGATACTTATGATTCTTTGTCAGAAGCTGGTCAAGTTGGTGGTTCTGCTGGTAACAGTGCTGGTGGTGGTCGTGATCTTAAGAGTGCTTACTTTGAAGCATTATTCCCAGTAATGGAAGGTTTAGAGTTTACTGTAGCTGGTCGTTACGATAACTACTCTGATTATGGTTCTGATTTCTCTCCTAAAGTTTCTGTAAAATATGATGTAACTGATGAACTAGTTCTACGTGCATCATATGGTGAAGGTTTCCGTGCTCCTACACTAGATATACTTACTGCTAAGCCTGCTCCTGATAACCCAAGTGTTTCAGATGATCCATCATGTCTTAACTTAGGTTTAGCTGAAGGTTGTGATGTTCAAGTTAGCGCTATCACTTTAGCGAATGCTGAAATGGGTTCTGAGTCATCTGAACAAATATCTTTAGGTTTAGCTTACCAACCTACAGATTGGTTAAACTTCTCTGCTGATTACTATCAAATTGAAATCACAAACATGATCCGTTTCTTCGGTGCTGATACAATTCTTACTCGTGAACAAACAGGCGACCCTATTCCTACTGGTTTAGGTGTAACTCGTTTAGCTAACGGTGGTGTTGATTTAATTACTCAAGGTTATGCGAATGAAGGTAAATGGGAAATCAGTGGTCTTGATTTAAACCTAAATACTACATTTGATTTTGGTAATGCTGGTACTTTAAGACAAACATTACAGTTTAGTCATCAATTCGACAGTAAAATCGATGGTGGACGTAATACTATTAAAGATACGGGTGAACCACAACAACGTGCTACTTTAAGTAACAGCTATTCATGGGAAAACTTAGATCTAACATGGAACATGAACATGATTGGCTCTCAGTATGAAGATGTAACACAAATAGATGATGGTAGTGTTCAACGTACTGGTAATATTGCGACTTGGATCACACACGATCTTCAAGCAACTTATAGCTTATCAACAGGTACTAAGATTTCTATTGGTATGCAAAATGCGTTTGAAAAAGAGCCTCAGTTAAGCAGCTTCGACGGTCGTAACTATAACTTTGATCTTTATGATGCATACGGACGTATTACTTATGTTCGTTTATCTCAAACTTTCTAA
- a CDS encoding class I SAM-dependent methyltransferase, protein MQHWSTYWSSTKSLNSFAEGEHKQGYVGEIADYWHKKFQRLPSSAKILDIATGNGGLAVLAKKFNPRFNVYGSDAAAINPLSKFKPSDPVYNTLKSIKFYGGMPSETLAFKDQEFDAVISQFGFEYAEPSAAILEINRILKPNGSFIALIHHESSFITDDCKVGINIINTLSVQNGLLDGLQDFANLCEAIKDKNNPTLDQQTQFQTKNKNLLNLFKELQSACNDQAQLDWFNLLAKELVPVIMNWTHMDRENVAAIVANTLFFRQRLEDQVEAAWSTVDVEQIQGTTKDHFNSFQVTLIEHDLGKLCWAIQVTKNIDT, encoded by the coding sequence ATGCAACATTGGAGTACTTATTGGTCCTCAACAAAGTCACTTAATAGTTTTGCAGAAGGAGAACACAAGCAAGGGTATGTTGGAGAAATAGCTGATTACTGGCATAAAAAATTTCAACGACTTCCTAGTTCAGCAAAAATATTAGATATAGCTACAGGGAACGGCGGTCTTGCTGTTTTAGCTAAAAAATTTAATCCTCGGTTTAATGTTTATGGCTCTGACGCAGCAGCTATTAACCCTCTTTCTAAATTTAAACCTTCAGATCCTGTTTATAATACCCTTAAAAGTATCAAGTTTTATGGTGGAATGCCGTCAGAGACGTTAGCTTTTAAAGACCAAGAGTTTGATGCTGTCATTAGTCAATTTGGTTTTGAGTATGCCGAACCAAGTGCTGCAATATTAGAAATAAACCGAATTCTAAAACCTAATGGAAGTTTTATTGCTTTAATTCATCATGAGTCTTCATTTATTACCGACGATTGTAAAGTTGGTATTAATATCATTAATACATTATCAGTACAAAACGGCTTGTTAGATGGGTTACAAGATTTTGCAAACTTATGTGAAGCAATCAAAGATAAAAATAATCCAACATTAGATCAGCAAACTCAATTTCAGACAAAAAATAAGAATTTATTAAACTTATTTAAAGAGCTACAGAGTGCTTGTAATGACCAAGCGCAATTAGATTGGTTCAACTTACTAGCCAAAGAGTTAGTGCCTGTCATTATGAATTGGACGCATATGGATAGAGAAAACGTTGCGGCTATCGTAGCCAATACGCTATTTTTCAGACAACGCTTAGAAGATCAAGTTGAAGCTGCTTGGTCAACAGTTGATGTTGAGCAGATACAAGGCACGACAAAGGATCATTTCAATTCGTTTCAAGTGACGTTGATTGAGCACGATTTAGGTAAGTTATGCTGGGCGATTCAAGTAACTAAAAATATAGACACTTAA
- a CDS encoding YcjX family protein: MTIPRFDYDKAITSLTNELPTWPEPTHGISELRLAIRYQPPEIIIKVCS; the protein is encoded by the coding sequence TTGACTATTCCACGGTTTGATTATGATAAAGCAATAACTTCCCTTACCAATGAACTCCCAACATGGCCTGAGCCAACTCATGGCATTAGTGAACTGCGTCTTGCTATTCGCTATCAGCCCCCAGAAATCATTATTAAAGTATGCAGCTGA
- a CDS encoding IS66 family transposase, translated as MEAIKLWGETHLANETVEENSGLGKAIRYFIKHYVGLSYFCSTEGVKIDNNRIEAMLKIVVRDRKNAMFHKTLLGATIGDVITSVIATASEAGINVFDYFTTLQREKEQVKKTPEDYLPWNYLAKNSIT; from the coding sequence ATGGAAGCCATAAAATTGTGGGGAGAAACGCATTTAGCCAATGAAACCGTTGAAGAAAACAGTGGCCTAGGCAAAGCTATTCGCTACTTTATCAAACATTATGTCGGACTGAGTTACTTTTGCAGCACTGAAGGAGTAAAAATCGACAATAATCGTATTGAAGCGATGCTCAAAATTGTGGTGAGAGACAGAAAAAACGCGATGTTCCACAAAACCTTACTGGGGGCAACGATTGGGGATGTCATTACCTCGGTCATCGCGACGGCAAGTGAGGCGGGTATTAATGTCTTTGACTACTTCACCACCTTACAACGAGAAAAAGAGCAGGTAAAAAAGACCCCTGAAGATTATTTACCCTGGAATTATCTCGCTAAAAATTCAATCACCTAA
- a CDS encoding IS66 family transposase, with amino-acid sequence MLCWTAFLSSKQYSKITGVKITASTVFDQVELVCNAIYPVYQLLFNLAADGKHYYLDDTTNRILDAKSVIKKARNSEKVITRTGVYTSGVIATLADNRHIVLFETNIGHAGEFIDSILHKRSQSCTKPLIMSDALASNRPTVREAITSLCNSHARRQFVDVINHFPIEVEHVLKRYGEIWVNDDHTKEEKLTPTARLAYISNIRCPYGSHKIVGRNAFSQ; translated from the coding sequence ATACTTTGCTGGACTGCCTTTTTATCGTCAAAGCAGTATTCAAAAATTACTGGGGTAAAAATCACCGCGTCAACGGTTTTTGACCAAGTAGAGCTTGTTTGTAATGCTATTTATCCCGTGTACCAATTGCTCTTCAATTTAGCGGCTGATGGTAAACACTACTATTTAGATGACACAACTAACCGTATTCTTGATGCGAAATCGGTGATAAAGAAAGCACGCAACAGTGAGAAAGTCATCACACGTACGGGCGTTTATACCTCAGGTGTTATCGCAACGCTGGCTGATAACCGTCATATTGTTTTATTTGAGACTAACATCGGGCACGCGGGAGAATTCATTGACAGTATTTTGCACAAGCGCAGTCAATCATGCACCAAACCACTCATCATGAGTGATGCGCTAGCGAGCAATCGGCCGACGGTACGTGAGGCGATAACGTCACTGTGTAATAGCCACGCAAGACGACAATTTGTAGATGTTATCAATCACTTTCCAATTGAGGTCGAGCATGTCCTCAAACGTTATGGCGAAATATGGGTCAATGATGACCATACGAAAGAAGAAAAGTTAACCCCGACTGCAAGGCTTGCTTACATCAGCAACATTCGCTGCCCATATGGAAGCCATAAAATTGTGGGGAGAAACGCATTTAGCCAATGA
- a CDS encoding TonB-dependent receptor domain-containing protein, with protein MTGSRIKRAELSSPSPTLTIEAQELVRMGNPDLGSMLAELPALGATSTIIGNNNSNGDAGLSSVDLRRLGTKRTLVLVNGKRHVAGSPGSSQVDLSTIPAALIERVEVITGGASAVYGSDAVSGVVNVILKNDFEGIEFNLTGGNSTEGVGNENYTFSVLGGSDVAGGRGNITFFAGIEDTTEVMSAAVRQWDNWGTVINPANEGEEDGVFDKFRRRNVGSEMINEFGVLNPFEDSRLTFDADGNRNDTCARDLTNSFAFGQLEEDCGAGGLFTEQYENYIPGVQRTTVGSTFNYEITENIQFFSDFKFTRAEVQQQFQPSFRFGGVYIDVEDNAFLSDDVRAELGGTGQAEMSKFFGELGNRSARNTRDLFRFVGGIEGAFTVGETDLDYELFYIYGETNNERIGENDLIPGNLEAGIDSVIDPETGNAVCRSQLESAQGDGYSDPATVDAGSCVAYNPFGFAQASPEALDWVSADVTRTDQIKQEVIGGSISGDTGAFFELPGGAIGFATGIEYRTESSSTVTDELTKSGATTNAATPDEFGEYDVLETFIEVSFPILSDMFLAQELTIDAAYRSSDYSHAGNVDAWKVGMIYAPIDDLRFRGTYGVAVRAPNITEAYSPLSPSFARVSDPCDDDNILDDPDRVANCAALGIPAGFQANDNVSVDTLSGGNDNLTPEESTSLTVGTVWTPSYLENFSVTLDFYDIEIEDAIIEVAAQDIADNCVDATGSPDAAYCSAIDRNESNDISLVRSGFLNASAYNTSGIDVDMRYQFGLDSFELPGEVKLRLFVNKLLELERFEFQDRPDEINDEKGEVGDPEWQMSMSATYILDDLSVTWQSRYIDRVVDYDVSVGGGSPEDLEYGYVSSVTTHDVSFNYIVNDHLKVNGGIRNVLDKLPQGWTNNALYDLVGRRAYAGITVNF; from the coding sequence GTGACTGGTTCTAGAATTAAACGAGCTGAATTATCTTCTCCATCTCCAACGTTAACTATTGAAGCTCAAGAGTTAGTAAGAATGGGTAATCCAGATCTTGGTAGTATGTTGGCTGAATTACCCGCACTCGGCGCAACAAGTACTATCATCGGTAATAATAATAGCAATGGAGACGCTGGTCTTAGCTCTGTAGATTTACGTCGTTTAGGTACCAAACGTACATTGGTACTTGTTAATGGTAAACGCCATGTTGCTGGCTCTCCTGGTTCTTCTCAAGTCGATCTATCAACAATCCCAGCAGCACTAATTGAACGTGTTGAAGTCATTACTGGTGGTGCTTCGGCTGTTTATGGCTCTGATGCTGTGTCAGGTGTTGTGAATGTAATATTAAAAAATGACTTTGAAGGTATAGAATTCAACCTTACGGGTGGTAACTCTACCGAAGGTGTTGGTAATGAGAACTACACATTTAGTGTACTAGGGGGAAGCGATGTAGCTGGAGGTCGTGGTAATATCACCTTTTTTGCTGGCATAGAAGATACTACTGAAGTAATGTCCGCTGCTGTTCGTCAATGGGATAATTGGGGTACAGTAATTAACCCTGCAAATGAAGGCGAAGAAGACGGTGTTTTTGATAAATTCCGTAGACGTAATGTTGGCTCTGAAATGATTAATGAGTTTGGTGTATTAAACCCATTTGAAGATAGTCGACTTACTTTTGATGCTGATGGTAATAGAAACGACACATGTGCACGTGATTTGACTAACAGTTTCGCTTTTGGTCAGCTAGAGGAAGATTGTGGTGCAGGCGGTTTGTTCACTGAGCAATATGAAAACTATATCCCAGGCGTTCAGCGAACGACAGTAGGCTCTACTTTTAATTATGAAATTACAGAAAATATCCAATTTTTTAGTGATTTTAAATTTACAAGAGCTGAAGTTCAGCAGCAATTTCAACCTAGCTTTCGATTTGGTGGTGTTTATATCGATGTTGAAGATAATGCATTCTTGAGTGACGATGTAAGAGCCGAGCTTGGCGGAACTGGTCAAGCTGAAATGTCTAAGTTCTTTGGTGAACTTGGTAACCGCTCAGCTAGAAATACGCGTGATTTATTTCGTTTTGTAGGTGGAATTGAAGGTGCTTTCACAGTAGGTGAAACTGATTTAGATTATGAGTTATTTTATATATACGGTGAAACAAATAACGAACGTATAGGTGAGAATGACCTAATTCCTGGTAACTTAGAAGCAGGTATTGATTCAGTTATTGATCCAGAGACAGGCAATGCTGTATGTCGTAGTCAATTAGAAAGTGCACAGGGTGATGGTTATTCTGATCCTGCAACAGTCGATGCTGGTAGTTGTGTTGCATATAATCCATTTGGTTTTGCTCAAGCTTCTCCTGAAGCATTAGATTGGGTTTCAGCTGATGTCACTCGAACAGATCAAATAAAACAAGAAGTTATTGGTGGTAGTATATCTGGTGATACAGGTGCCTTTTTTGAATTGCCTGGTGGTGCCATTGGCTTTGCTACTGGTATAGAATACCGAACTGAGTCATCATCAACGGTTACAGATGAGTTAACTAAAAGTGGTGCTACTACTAACGCCGCAACACCAGATGAATTTGGTGAATATGATGTTCTTGAAACTTTTATTGAAGTTAGCTTCCCAATTTTAAGTGATATGTTTTTAGCTCAAGAATTAACTATTGATGCTGCTTATCGCTCATCAGATTATTCGCATGCAGGTAATGTTGATGCATGGAAAGTTGGTATGATTTATGCCCCAATTGACGATTTACGTTTCCGTGGTACATATGGCGTTGCTGTACGTGCACCAAATATCACTGAAGCTTATAGTCCATTATCACCGAGCTTTGCACGAGTGAGTGATCCATGTGATGACGATAATATTCTTGACGATCCAGACCGCGTTGCTAACTGTGCTGCATTAGGTATTCCTGCAGGATTTCAGGCAAACGATAATGTGAGTGTGGATACACTTTCGGGTGGTAATGATAATTTAACACCGGAAGAGTCTACTTCATTGACTGTAGGTACAGTATGGACACCTAGTTACTTAGAAAACTTTTCTGTGACATTAGATTTCTATGATATTGAAATTGAAGATGCAATTATTGAAGTCGCTGCACAAGATATTGCTGATAACTGTGTAGATGCTACAGGTAGTCCTGATGCTGCTTATTGTTCTGCAATTGATCGTAATGAATCAAATGATATTAGTTTAGTTCGTTCAGGTTTCTTAAATGCTTCAGCATACAATACTTCTGGTATTGATGTAGATATGAGATATCAGTTTGGTTTAGATAGCTTTGAATTACCAGGTGAAGTGAAGCTTAGATTATTCGTAAATAAACTTCTTGAGTTAGAGCGTTTTGAGTTCCAAGATCGCCCTGATGAAATTAATGATGAAAAAGGTGAAGTAGGAGATCCTGAATGGCAAATGAGTATGTCAGCTACTTATATTTTAGATGATCTTTCTGTTACTTGGCAATCACGTTACATTGATCGTGTTGTAGATTATGATGTATCAGTTGGTGGAGGATCACCTGAAGATTTAGAGTATGGTTATGTTTCTTCAGTTACCACTCATGATGTATCATTTAACTATATTGTTAATGATCATTTAAAAGTTAATGGTGGCATTCGGAACGTTCTTGATAAATTACCGCAAGGTTGGACTAACAATGCGTTATATGACCTAGTTGGTCGTCGTGCATATGCAGGTATAACAGTTAACTTTTAA